The Halomonas sp. HAL1 genome segment GGTTGCAAAGGTATATCGGTGGACAGGTACATCGGTTGAAAGGGGCAATACGGTATCCGTGGTGCCCGTCATTATGGTGCCCGCCATTAAGGTTGGGCCGGCTGGCTAAGGCTTTTTTGCAAATCCAGTGCTTTGTCTTGGCGAACGCCGAGCGAAATAGCCAGTGTTTGAGTGAGGCACAGCGAAGCGGTCAGCCCTCGGAAGCTCTTCACTTCCGCTTCGTGCACTATGAGGGCTACGTCTGACAAGCGCACCAGTGGGCTGAGAGTTGAATCAGTCAACACCACCAACGGGATGCCTCGCCGATTAGCCTCTTCTGCCACACTGCGGGATTCTTGAGCGTAAGGGGCAAAACTGATAACCAGCAGCGCGTCATGCGTATCCACCGCTTTTATTTGCTCGCTGTACATACCGCCAAGGCCGTTCATCAGGAATGCAGGTTTTTCTATGTGATGAAGGGCATAGGTCATATAGCTGGCGACGACAAAACTGCGGCGAGCGCCCATTACATGGATGGCTTTTGCCTTTTCGAAAATATCCAATACCTGTTCCAGGTGTTCCGGATTAATCCGGTCAGGAAGCTGTTGGAGGACTTCTTGATTGGCACTGGCAAATTCCCATAGCAGCTGGGTGCTGTCCGGTGTTTCCCCTGTCGCTGTGCGTAC includes the following:
- a CDS encoding MurR/RpiR family transcriptional regulator, whose product is MSQVPQSFTTLEERITADYPTLSRRLQQTARFLLDHPQEVAFATVAQLAQQAGVTPSTLIRFSNSFGFSGFSEMQQLFRARLFDELPNYNERIRAVRTATGETPDSTQLLWEFASANQEVLQQLPDRINPEHLEQVLDIFEKAKAIHVMGARRSFVVASYMTYALHHIEKPAFLMNGLGGMYSEQIKAVDTHDALLVISFAPYAQESRSVAEEANRRGIPLVVLTDSTLSPLVRLSDVALIVHEAEVKSFRGLTASLCLTQTLAISLGVRQDKALDLQKSLSQPAQP